In one Tripterygium wilfordii isolate XIE 37 chromosome 22, ASM1340144v1, whole genome shotgun sequence genomic region, the following are encoded:
- the LOC119991608 gene encoding hypersensitive-induced response protein 2 gives MGQAFCCIQVDQSNVAIKETFGKFDDVLEPGCHCLPWFLGSQLAGHLSLRVQQLDVRCETKTKDNVFVTVVASIQYRALAEKASDAFYKLSNTRAQIQAYVFDVIRASVPKLDLDSTFEQKNDIAKAVEDELEKAMSHYGYEIVQTLIVDIEPDEHVKRAMNEINAAARMRLAANEKAEAEKILQIKRAEGDAESKYLAGLGIARQRQAIVDGLRDSVLAFSENVPGTTSKDVMDMVLVTQYFDTMKEIGASSKSNSVFIPHGPGAVKDIAAQIRDGLLQANTTT, from the exons ATGGGACAAGCATTTTGTTGTATTCAAGTGGACCAATCAAATGTAGCAATCAAAGAAACCTTTGGGAAATTCGATGATGTGCTTGAACCTGGTTGTCACTGTTTGCCTTGGTTTCTTGGGAGCCAGTTAGCTGGTCACCTTTCTTTGCGTGTACAGCAGCTGGATGTTCGATGTGAGACCAAAACCAAG GATAATGTGTTTGTTACTGTGGTGGCTTCCATTCAATACCGAGCCTTAGCAGAAAAGGCGTCTGATGCTTTTTATAAGTTGAGTAATACCAGAGCACAGATCCAAGCTTATGTCTTTGATG TTATTCGGGCAAGTGTTCCAAAGTTGGACCTGGATTCAACCTTTGAACAGAAGAATGATATAGCAAAAGCTGTGGAAGATGAACTTGAGAAG GCTATGTCGCATTATGGGTACGAGATAGTTCAGACACTTATTGTGGATATTGAACCAGATGAGCATGTGAAGAGAGCAATGAATGAAATAAATGCAG CTGCTAGAATGAGGTTGGCTGCAAATGAGAAAGCTGAAGCGGAGAAGATATTGCAGATAAAGCGAGCAGAAGGAGATGCTGAGTCAAAGTATTTGGCAGGGCTTGGTATAGCTCGGCAGCGCCAAGCTATCGTTGATGGGCTGAGGGACAGTGTGCTTGCCTTCTCTGAAAATGTACCAGGGACAACATCAAAAGATGTCATGGACATGGTTCTGGTGACCCAATACTTTGACACAATGAAGGAGATTGGTGCATCCTCAAAGTCCAACTCTGTGTTCATCCCACATGGACCAGGTGCTGTGAAGGACATTGCTGCACAGATAAGGGATGGTCTTCTTCAAGCAAACACTACTACTTAG